The following proteins are co-located in the Candidatus Krumholzibacteriia bacterium genome:
- the glpX gene encoding class II fructose-bisphosphatase, which yields MDSNLALEFVQVAELAAIAAARMIGRGDADGADQAAVEAMRAAFNQMPMNSTVVIGEGERDEAPMLFIGERVGTGEGPVFDIALDPLECTNSVAYGKPNSLAVLAVAPEGRFLHAPDTYMEKIAVGPDAAGVVDVTLGPEENLKNLAKVKGVPVEELTAVILDRERHEELIQRVRGMGCRIKLITDGDVSAAISTSTPGSNVDILMGIGGAPEGVLAAAALRCLGGDMQARLAFRNDNERERTIAMGTDPDKVFEIHDLAAGDDILFVATGITPGDYLDGVNFSDSGCSTETMFIHSATGTFRIISAEHRFDWSP from the coding sequence ATGGACAGCAATCTCGCACTCGAATTTGTACAGGTTGCGGAACTGGCCGCCATTGCCGCCGCCCGCATGATCGGTCGCGGCGACGCTGATGGAGCCGATCAGGCAGCCGTGGAGGCCATGCGTGCGGCCTTCAATCAAATGCCGATGAACTCGACTGTGGTGATTGGCGAAGGCGAGCGCGATGAGGCACCGATGCTTTTTATCGGGGAGAGGGTAGGCACAGGCGAGGGCCCTGTCTTCGACATTGCGCTCGATCCTCTCGAATGCACGAACAGCGTGGCCTACGGAAAACCCAACTCTCTGGCCGTTCTGGCCGTTGCACCGGAAGGCCGCTTCCTTCATGCTCCCGACACTTATATGGAGAAGATCGCTGTCGGTCCCGATGCTGCGGGCGTGGTGGATGTGACCCTCGGTCCCGAGGAGAACCTGAAGAATCTTGCGAAGGTCAAGGGAGTTCCCGTGGAGGAACTGACGGCCGTGATTCTCGACCGGGAACGCCATGAAGAACTGATCCAGCGTGTCCGGGGCATGGGCTGTCGTATCAAGCTGATCACCGATGGCGATGTCTCTGCGGCCATTTCCACTTCCACGCCGGGAAGCAATGTGGACATCCTGATGGGCATCGGTGGGGCACCCGAAGGGGTTCTCGCCGCTGCGGCCCTGCGTTGCCTCGGTGGCGACATGCAGGCCCGTCTCGCCTTCCGCAACGACAATGAGCGGGAGCGCACCATCGCCATGGGAACAGATCCGGACAAGGTTTTCGAAATCCATGATCTGGCCGCCGGTGATGACATTCTCTTTGTGGCCACCGGCATCACGCCGGGCGACTATCTCGATGGTGTGAACTTCAGCGATTCGGGCTGTTCGACCGAGACCATGTTCATCCACAGCGCTACGGGAACCTTCCGAATCATTTCTGCGGAGCATCGCTTCGACTGGAGCCCCTGA
- a CDS encoding ABC transporter permease translates to MSPSFFLAWRHMKSPRRSRAIALTALVASGGIFTGVTALTLILSVMNGLENELATLIHEGEAHVHLVSTAPGGLEDYDSLIQELESREGVVAVSPSLQSELLLVAESGSKRIRMQTATLRGMDPSRETTVTGLLEPGFDSFVVDPEWEVEGESREGLVLGLELARNLSLGLGSELRLIIPDALSSQAREIHGKEARAVLLDVVDTGLYESNSTLVLADLDFASEFLGRKVNTLLIRCESAELAPDLTASLRENPPAEDLRIESWMDRNQLLFDAMAREKLLMYLFLILTITVASLGIVSTLTLMVSEKRGEIGILRTLGMSRSAVMSMVVTEGFLVGLAGTLFGLLVSWGLGSWFQHHPLPIPWDLFIVDRLPLIMKPVDFLLVAGLSLLVSLLATLYPGWEAARLNPIEAIRKA, encoded by the coding sequence GTGAGCCCGAGTTTTTTTCTCGCTTGGCGACACATGAAAAGCCCCCGACGAAGCCGGGCCATCGCATTGACGGCACTGGTGGCAAGCGGGGGCATTTTCACGGGGGTGACGGCGCTTACCCTGATCCTGTCGGTGATGAACGGCCTGGAAAACGAACTGGCGACCCTGATTCACGAGGGGGAAGCTCATGTTCACCTGGTCAGCACGGCTCCCGGCGGACTCGAAGACTATGACTCCCTGATTCAGGAACTGGAAAGCCGCGAAGGCGTCGTGGCCGTTTCCCCCAGCCTACAATCCGAGCTTCTTCTGGTAGCCGAGAGCGGCTCGAAGCGGATTCGCATGCAGACGGCCACACTTCGCGGTATGGATCCCTCCCGGGAAACGACAGTCACGGGGCTTCTCGAGCCGGGTTTTGACTCCTTCGTAGTGGACCCGGAATGGGAAGTGGAGGGGGAGAGTCGCGAGGGCCTGGTGCTGGGTCTTGAACTTGCCCGGAATCTGTCCCTGGGACTCGGGAGCGAGCTTCGTCTGATCATTCCCGATGCACTTTCCTCTCAGGCCAGGGAGATTCACGGAAAAGAAGCCCGGGCAGTTCTGCTTGATGTCGTGGACACCGGACTCTATGAGAGCAATTCAACACTGGTTCTCGCTGACCTCGACTTTGCTTCGGAGTTTCTGGGCAGGAAGGTGAACACACTCCTCATTCGTTGCGAGAGCGCAGAGCTGGCCCCTGACCTGACGGCATCGCTTCGGGAGAATCCTCCTGCCGAAGACCTTCGCATCGAAAGCTGGATGGATCGCAACCAGTTGCTCTTTGATGCCATGGCAAGAGAGAAGCTTCTCATGTACCTATTCCTGATTCTGACCATCACCGTGGCCAGCCTGGGTATTGTTTCCACCCTGACCCTGATGGTCAGCGAGAAGCGGGGAGAGATCGGGATTCTGAGAACCCTGGGCATGAGCCGTTCTGCGGTGATGAGCATGGTTGTCACCGAGGGTTTTCTGGTGGGCTTGGCAGGGACACTCTTCGGGCTTCTTGTCAGCTGGGGACTGGGAAGCTGGTTCCAGCACCATCCCCTGCCCATTCCCTGGGACCTGTTTATCGTGGATCGTCTGCCCCTGATCATGAAACCCGTTGACTTTCTGCTCGTTGCCGGCCTTAGCTTGCTGGTCAGCCTTCTTGCGACCCTGTATCCCGGCTGGGAAGCAGCCCGGCTGAACCCCATCGAGGCAATTCGAAAAGCCTGA
- a CDS encoding replication-associated recombination protein A: MELFERKEAAPLADRMRPDRLDGFVGQEHLLGEGRALRRFIESGQLSSSLIFWGPPGTGKTTLARILAGVVDAHFENFSAVTSGVKHVREIVKAARERLLLHSRRSLLFVDEIHRFNKAQQDAFLPHVEDGTIILVGATTENPSFEVNSALLSRSRVYTLRALGEEDVLTLLRRALVDSERGLGDRGLRAEDGALELIAAGSGGDARSALNALEMIAGSLEGETLIPRDFVAENFLRGSHLYDKAGEEHFNLISALHKSLRDSDPDASLYWATRMLESGEDPLYLVRRLLRFASEDIGNADPRALSVAVDTMQTVHFLGMPEADTAIAQCVLYLATAVKSNAAYRAIKAAKEDVESLPDAPVPLHLRNAPTRLMKELGYGDGYQYAHNDPDAKVDQEHFPEEIGRRKYYHPVNRGYESRIREFLEWLKK; the protein is encoded by the coding sequence ATGGAACTCTTCGAGAGGAAGGAAGCGGCGCCTCTGGCAGACCGCATGAGGCCCGATCGTCTGGACGGTTTCGTGGGGCAGGAACATCTGCTCGGGGAAGGCCGTGCCCTTCGTCGCTTCATTGAAAGCGGTCAACTGAGCAGTTCCCTGATCTTCTGGGGGCCTCCCGGAACTGGCAAAACCACTCTGGCCCGCATTCTTGCGGGTGTCGTGGATGCTCATTTCGAGAACTTCAGTGCCGTGACCAGCGGGGTCAAGCATGTGCGCGAGATCGTGAAGGCCGCGCGCGAGCGGCTTCTATTGCACTCACGTCGCAGCCTGCTCTTTGTCGATGAGATTCACCGCTTCAACAAGGCCCAGCAGGATGCCTTTCTTCCCCATGTCGAAGACGGGACGATCATTCTCGTGGGTGCCACCACCGAGAATCCCAGCTTCGAGGTGAACAGTGCCCTTCTCAGTCGCAGCCGGGTTTACACTCTTCGCGCTCTCGGGGAAGAGGATGTCCTGACCCTGCTCCGAAGGGCTCTGGTGGATTCAGAACGGGGGCTTGGAGACCGGGGACTTCGGGCAGAGGACGGGGCGCTGGAACTGATTGCCGCCGGCTCCGGGGGCGATGCTCGTAGTGCGCTCAATGCCCTGGAGATGATCGCCGGGAGCCTCGAGGGCGAGACCCTGATCCCCCGGGACTTTGTCGCCGAGAACTTTCTTCGTGGCAGCCATCTCTATGACAAGGCGGGCGAAGAGCATTTCAATCTCATCAGCGCGCTTCACAAGAGCCTTCGGGACAGTGATCCGGATGCTTCGCTCTACTGGGCGACGCGAATGCTGGAAAGCGGCGAGGATCCGCTCTACTTGGTCCGCCGGCTTCTGCGCTTTGCCAGCGAAGACATTGGCAATGCCGATCCCCGCGCCCTGTCTGTGGCCGTGGACACGATGCAGACCGTGCATTTTCTCGGGATGCCCGAGGCCGATACTGCCATTGCGCAGTGCGTACTTTATCTGGCCACGGCCGTGAAAAGCAATGCTGCCTATCGGGCCATCAAGGCGGCGAAAGAGGATGTTGAAAGTCTGCCGGACGCTCCCGTTCCCCTTCACCTTCGCAACGCTCCCACGAGGCTGATGAAGGAACTCGGATACGGGGACGGATATCAGTACGCCCACAATGATCCGGACGCGAAGGTCGATCAGGAGCACTTCCCTGAAGAAATCGGACGACGCAAGTACTACCATCCGGTCAACCGGGGCTATGAGTCCCGCATCCGGGAGTTTCTCGAGTGGCTGAAGAAGTAG
- a CDS encoding FlgD immunoglobulin-like domain containing protein codes for MLARILFPKRPLRVFCLLTLYAGLASAGALFDFEQPYFIEEPGVQVKDHALVFHDNLYHVFYIQSFPPDSVGDWRRNEKWLGHITSPDLCHWTRQDSILHVRPGTWESDCIWAPEVIENPEGDGWILYYTGVDYFFTQYAGGAKSGDLFEWERFPENPIYHPSEWAFWIEGNQGWPWSNCRDPEIFHIPGERSYYMLNTARTADDSLGAISLARSQDLVHWQDEGPLFLNDTGYMLESAQLILDDDGLYHLFFTEQYIPGTSHMSSSSMTGNWDKDNLNIIDPGHGAEVSRVGEEWVYSRFNGVDTADSTFYYLRFDNIELETWDQVPRINLLGGLRDHWTVFFGNAFYNQPTWGDNPWQRGDARSGMEGNSYLATYENYQEPADSSTGSFQGNLPIGVLLGEPFVLDENRISLLVGGGAHPDTCFASLFDNSTGRQLFTETGQDSFAMDLRIWDTSSLVGHEVYLAIVDLHQGVWGHISVDTIREYTETGEDPLPPSLPMDNGPFFNEVIANAGYDPTGLPDLPATPGARLEAPWPNPFNPQTRITFELDAPGQVLLSIHDASGKKVRTLVDEQVSAGRQQRSWKGRDYRGQRLSSGIYLIRMQVDGQAAGSRKILMLK; via the coding sequence ATGCTCGCCAGGATTCTGTTCCCCAAAAGACCCCTTCGGGTCTTTTGTCTCCTGACCCTCTATGCAGGGCTGGCCTCTGCAGGCGCACTCTTTGATTTCGAGCAACCCTATTTCATTGAAGAGCCGGGAGTGCAGGTCAAGGACCACGCGCTGGTCTTCCATGATAATCTCTACCATGTCTTTTACATCCAGAGTTTCCCGCCAGATTCTGTGGGGGACTGGCGAAGGAATGAAAAGTGGCTCGGTCACATCACGAGTCCGGATCTCTGCCACTGGACCCGGCAGGACAGCATCCTTCACGTCCGCCCCGGAACCTGGGAGAGCGATTGTATCTGGGCGCCCGAGGTCATCGAAAACCCTGAAGGCGATGGCTGGATTCTCTACTACACGGGAGTCGACTACTTCTTCACCCAGTACGCGGGGGGCGCAAAGAGCGGTGATCTCTTTGAATGGGAACGCTTCCCCGAGAACCCGATCTACCACCCCTCAGAATGGGCTTTCTGGATCGAGGGAAACCAGGGCTGGCCCTGGAGCAACTGCCGGGATCCGGAGATCTTCCACATTCCCGGCGAGCGCAGCTACTATATGCTGAACACGGCACGTACCGCAGACGACAGCCTGGGAGCCATCAGCCTTGCGCGCAGTCAGGACCTCGTTCACTGGCAGGACGAAGGCCCTCTCTTTCTCAATGACACGGGATACATGCTCGAAAGTGCGCAGTTGATCCTGGATGATGACGGCCTGTATCACCTCTTCTTCACCGAGCAGTACATCCCCGGCACCAGCCACATGAGCAGTAGCAGCATGACCGGCAACTGGGACAAGGACAACCTGAACATCATCGATCCAGGGCATGGGGCCGAAGTGAGCCGGGTCGGGGAGGAGTGGGTCTACAGTCGTTTCAATGGAGTCGATACCGCTGACTCCACTTTCTACTACCTGCGCTTTGACAATATCGAACTGGAAACCTGGGATCAGGTTCCTCGCATCAACCTGCTCGGGGGTCTTCGGGATCACTGGACCGTCTTTTTCGGAAATGCGTTCTACAATCAGCCGACCTGGGGAGACAACCCCTGGCAGAGGGGAGATGCCAGGAGCGGAATGGAAGGAAACAGCTACCTGGCAACCTACGAGAATTATCAGGAGCCGGCCGATTCCTCAACCGGCAGCTTCCAGGGAAACCTGCCCATCGGCGTTCTTCTCGGCGAGCCATTTGTACTGGACGAGAACCGCATCAGCCTGCTGGTCGGTGGCGGTGCCCACCCGGACACATGTTTCGCCTCTCTCTTTGATAACAGTACCGGCCGACAGCTCTTTACCGAAACCGGGCAGGATTCCTTCGCGATGGATCTTCGCATCTGGGACACCAGTTCGCTCGTCGGCCACGAGGTCTATCTTGCGATTGTCGACCTTCATCAGGGTGTCTGGGGACACATCAGCGTGGACACCATTCGCGAGTACACGGAGACCGGAGAGGACCCTCTTCCTCCCTCCCTGCCCATGGACAATGGTCCCTTCTTCAACGAGGTCATTGCCAATGCCGGGTACGATCCGACAGGACTCCCGGATCTCCCCGCCACTCCGGGAGCAAGGCTGGAGGCTCCCTGGCCTAATCCCTTCAATCCGCAGACACGGATTACCTTTGAACTGGATGCTCCGGGGCAGGTTCTCCTGAGCATTCACGATGCCTCCGGGAAGAAAGTGCGAACTCTCGTCGATGAGCAAGTGTCCGCGGGAAGGCAGCAGAGAAGCTGGAAGGGTCGGGATTACCGGGGCCAGCGACTCTCCAGTGGCATCTACCTGATCCGGATGCAAGTGGATGGACAGGCGGCGGGAAGCCGCAAAATCCTGATGTTGAAGTAG
- a CDS encoding M20/M25/M40 family metallo-hydrolase: MKILLSLCLLLISCGLLPPEENVDLASRAGEVSRDRLMETVTGLSAIQSRWMEYESACNETLNLLLDYLEEQGNEARLDSIEFSFHGATIRSANVVVDFPGTLYPERQVLVGAHWDCQAYPESWTDSTARAPGAVDNASGVAAVLEVARLLKDAETENSLRLILLAAEEVGLKASRPIAQQWHQEDGPDSLICFLNVDMVGYDADEADLTIVCDDISVDLAASLLPLAGEICENVRLDTLEVVFPAHSSSDHHWFWFYGLPALWLHEGPEDAFPLANTMQDTLGAVNPAFLRSSTQALLGMVWQLAGVEIPGREP, encoded by the coding sequence ATGAAAATACTCCTGTCCCTCTGCCTTCTCCTGATTTCCTGTGGACTGCTTCCCCCCGAAGAGAATGTCGATCTCGCCTCTCGGGCCGGAGAGGTTTCCCGGGACAGGCTCATGGAGACGGTGACCGGGCTCTCGGCAATCCAGAGCCGCTGGATGGAGTACGAAAGCGCCTGCAACGAGACCCTGAACCTGCTCCTTGATTACCTTGAGGAACAGGGCAATGAAGCTCGTCTCGACAGCATTGAGTTCAGCTTTCATGGAGCCACAATCCGCTCGGCCAATGTCGTTGTGGATTTCCCGGGGACTCTCTATCCGGAAAGACAGGTTCTCGTAGGAGCGCACTGGGACTGCCAGGCTTACCCGGAATCCTGGACGGACTCCACGGCCCGCGCGCCCGGTGCCGTGGACAATGCCTCGGGTGTTGCCGCAGTGCTGGAAGTCGCCCGGCTTTTGAAAGATGCCGAAACAGAAAACTCCCTTCGACTCATCCTCCTGGCCGCCGAGGAAGTCGGGCTCAAGGCCAGCCGCCCGATTGCCCAGCAATGGCATCAGGAAGACGGCCCCGATTCCCTGATCTGCTTCCTCAATGTGGACATGGTCGGCTACGATGCCGATGAAGCCGATCTCACGATTGTCTGTGACGACATCAGTGTGGATCTGGCGGCCTCCCTCCTTCCGCTCGCAGGGGAAATCTGCGAAAACGTCCGGCTCGACACTCTGGAAGTGGTCTTTCCCGCTCACTCGAGCAGCGACCATCACTGGTTCTGGTTTTATGGTCTGCCCGCCCTCTGGCTTCATGAAGGTCCCGAGGATGCCTTCCCCTTGGCCAACACGATGCAGGACACTCTCGGGGCCGTGAACCCCGCCTTCCTGCGGTCTTCCACTCAGGCCCTGCTCGGAATGGTCTGGCAACTGGCCGGGGTGGAAATTCCGGGCCGGGAACCATAA
- a CDS encoding tetratricopeptide repeat protein, whose amino-acid sequence MSLLKKILLLALILLSFALPVLAQGGQAELLTSTGWEFLRNGQYKDAMMEFEKALLSDPGNLRAAEGLGKSAMQISEWARAKKGFDIAHNLKPDDCKTTANLAYVEMRLKHVGVARRLYEQVLGKPGVSGCDPNDNYSKNQLATLYFRSKDPKHKDLAIQHFNQLLNTETENKNILFSANFYLGQLYKQRKNYKKAVELMEKAFKIMPDRTNGRYDLGVLYFNTEDYDSALEHLNIAFAEKANDFNINLMLGLCYYNKDDDSEAITYLQKAVNLVKLMKPADQPKKNLPHRYLADLYRGKGEPGKAIRTCDAGLRISKNKSEKAGLICSKAKALEDRGKYEEALELFESVMSDSRWGSYARQQARRQEDLIERRSMGG is encoded by the coding sequence ATGTCCCTTTTGAAGAAAATCCTGCTTTTGGCTCTCATTCTTCTCTCCTTCGCGCTTCCCGTTCTGGCCCAGGGAGGCCAGGCTGAGCTTCTGACTTCCACCGGCTGGGAGTTTCTCCGGAACGGTCAGTACAAGGATGCCATGATGGAGTTCGAGAAGGCTCTTCTCAGCGATCCGGGAAACTTGCGTGCCGCCGAGGGTCTCGGGAAATCCGCCATGCAGATTTCCGAATGGGCCCGCGCCAAGAAGGGCTTCGACATTGCCCACAACCTGAAGCCGGATGACTGCAAGACCACGGCGAACCTGGCCTATGTGGAAATGCGCTTGAAGCATGTGGGCGTGGCTCGCAGGCTCTACGAGCAGGTGCTTGGAAAGCCGGGCGTGAGCGGCTGCGATCCGAACGACAACTATTCCAAGAACCAGTTGGCGACCCTGTATTTCCGGAGCAAGGATCCCAAGCACAAGGATCTTGCCATTCAGCACTTCAACCAGTTGCTGAACACGGAGACCGAAAACAAGAACATCCTGTTCAGTGCCAACTTCTATCTCGGCCAGCTCTATAAGCAGCGGAAGAACTACAAAAAGGCCGTCGAGTTGATGGAGAAGGCTTTCAAGATCATGCCCGACCGTACCAATGGTCGCTACGATCTGGGAGTTCTCTACTTCAACACCGAGGACTATGACAGTGCCCTTGAGCATCTGAACATTGCCTTTGCCGAGAAGGCCAATGACTTCAACATCAACCTGATGCTGGGCCTTTGCTACTACAACAAGGATGATGATTCAGAGGCGATCACCTACCTGCAGAAGGCCGTGAACCTCGTCAAACTGATGAAGCCGGCCGACCAGCCCAAGAAGAATCTTCCGCACCGCTACCTTGCCGACCTCTACCGCGGAAAAGGGGAGCCGGGAAAGGCCATTCGCACCTGTGACGCAGGTCTTCGCATCAGCAAGAACAAGTCGGAGAAGGCCGGCCTGATATGCAGCAAGGCCAAGGCTCTGGAGGATCGCGGCAAGTACGAGGAAGCTCTGGAGCTTTTCGAGTCGGTCATGAGCGATTCCCGCTGGGGCTCCTATGCAAGGCAGCAGGCTCGCCGGCAGGAAGACCTGATCGAACGCCGCTCCATGGGAGGATAG
- a CDS encoding tetratricopeptide repeat protein, whose amino-acid sequence MALAIRETLEEMQDFLDWKRRHHPDWPDLRLEWGLFQQLLAALSPGEEKSGERMLRGRTVLEESLKKDQPFAAFLRWKEWMDAGGFDAAPPSPDSLSGDLAERLGNPDLASLLLKKVALENADPVLLLASRCSPYSRIFSAMCEFLAVKGSREEALEAAAWAALLSGEPARHWSLSAHVESICGEPDSVASGLEEGLRSCPGHPDLLRELARELERLGKLDLAIEKMEEAVEARPAWPDLRFELARLYRDSEQEEESLEQFGKALELNPSYEQAATLRAELFQSLGETLPPDLDDLVSEESPHHRIYRMLSEVYAERGDERRADYFAKRGAKGSSRH is encoded by the coding sequence ATGGCGCTTGCCATTCGGGAAACCCTTGAGGAGATGCAGGATTTCCTGGACTGGAAACGCCGTCACCATCCCGACTGGCCGGATCTCCGTCTGGAGTGGGGGCTGTTTCAGCAACTTCTTGCCGCTCTCTCTCCCGGGGAGGAAAAGTCCGGGGAGCGGATGCTCCGGGGACGGACAGTTCTGGAGGAATCCCTGAAGAAGGACCAACCCTTTGCCGCCTTCCTGAGGTGGAAGGAGTGGATGGACGCGGGAGGTTTTGATGCGGCACCTCCCTCTCCGGATTCCCTGTCCGGCGATCTGGCCGAGCGATTGGGAAACCCGGACCTGGCTTCCCTTCTTCTGAAGAAAGTAGCTCTGGAAAACGCAGATCCCGTATTGCTCTTGGCCTCTCGCTGTTCTCCTTATTCCCGAATCTTCTCTGCCATGTGTGAGTTTCTTGCCGTAAAGGGAAGCCGGGAAGAGGCTCTGGAAGCAGCGGCCTGGGCGGCACTGCTTTCCGGGGAACCGGCTCGCCACTGGAGTCTTTCGGCTCATGTCGAGTCCATCTGCGGCGAGCCCGATTCTGTGGCATCCGGTCTGGAGGAGGGGCTTCGCTCCTGTCCCGGGCATCCGGATCTCTTGCGTGAACTTGCCCGCGAACTGGAAAGGCTCGGCAAGCTGGATCTTGCAATCGAGAAGATGGAGGAAGCCGTGGAGGCTCGTCCTGCCTGGCCGGACCTTCGATTTGAACTGGCCCGGCTCTATCGGGACAGCGAGCAGGAGGAAGAATCGCTCGAGCAATTCGGAAAGGCTCTGGAATTGAATCCCTCCTATGAACAGGCCGCCACGCTTCGGGCAGAGTTGTTCCAGAGCCTGGGGGAAACGCTTCCACCGGATCTGGACGATCTGGTTTCCGAGGAGAGTCCACACCATCGTATCTACCGAATGCTCAGCGAGGTATACGCGGAACGGGGCGATGAGCGCCGGGCGGATTATTTCGCCAAGCGGGGCGCGAAGGGCTCTTCCCGACACTGA